In Symphalangus syndactylus isolate Jambi chromosome 14, NHGRI_mSymSyn1-v2.1_pri, whole genome shotgun sequence, one DNA window encodes the following:
- the SLX4 gene encoding structure-specific endonuclease subunit SLX4 isoform X1 — MKLSVNETQLGFYLGSLSHLSARPGIDPRSSEDQPESLKTGQMMDESDEDFKELCASFFQRVKKHGIKEVSGERKTQKAASDGTQIRSKLKRTKQTATKTKTLQGPAEKKLPSGSQACKTKKQGVTKWQASKPALSVNGDGSVLASAPDQPVLWETAQNTQTGNWQEPLPKLSREKTREKVPNSDSQPPPSCLTTAVPSPSKPRTAQLVLQRMQQFKRADPERLRHASEECSLEAAREENVPKDPQEEMMAGNVYGPGPPAPESDAAVALTLQQEFARVGASAHDDSLEEKGLFFCQICQKNLSAMNVTRREQHVNRCLDEAERTLRPSVPPIPECPICGKPFLTLKSRTSHLKQCAVKMEVGPQLLLQAVRLQTAQQEGSSSPPSNFSLWLFSIFSDHSGGLKRRGPTSKKEPRKRRKVDEAPSEDLLVAVALSRSEMEPCVAVPAFRLESAFSERMRPKAEKKSRKKKPPVSPPLLLVQDSETTGRQIEDRVALLLSEEVELSSTPPLPASRILKEGWERAGQCPPPERKQSFLWEGSALTGAWAMEAFYTARLVPPLVPQRPAQGLMQEPVLPLVPPEHSEPGERRSPALHSTPTAGCGSRGPSPSASQREHQALQDLVDLAREGLSASPWPGSGGLAGSEGTAGLDVVPGGLPLTGFVVPSQDKHPDRGGSTSLSLGLLVADFGAMVNNPHLSDIQFQTDSGEVLYAHKFVLYARCPLLIQYVNNEGFSAVEDGVLTQRVLLGDVSTEAARTFLHYLYTADTGLPPGLSSELSSLAHRFGVSELVHLCEQVPIATDSEGKPWEEKEAENCESRAENFQELLRSMWADEEEEAETLLKSEDHEEDQENVNEAEMEEIYEFAATQRKLLQEERAAGASEDADWLEGGSPVSGQLLASVQVQKQWDKVEEMEPLEPGRDEAATTWEKVGQCALPPPQGQHSGAQGAVAPEQEAPEEALGHSSCPSPSRDSRAERKEGSLPHSDDASDYEQLFSSTQGEISEPSQITSEPEEQSGAVRERGLEVSHRLAPWQASLPHPCCFLLGPPQGRSPRGSHHPHHTSGSSLSTPPSRGGTSQVGSPNLLSPAVPSKQKRDRSILTLSKEPGHQKGKERRSVLECRNKGVLMFPEKSLSIDLTQSNPEHSSSISQKSSSRLNKEDEVILLLDSDEELELEQTKVKSISGDPREERKALEISPRSCELFSVIDVDADQEPSQSPPRREAVLQQEDEGALPENRGSLGSRGAPWLFCDRESSPSEASTTDTSWLVPATPLASRSRDCSSQTQISSLRSGLAVEAVTQHTPRASVGNREGNEAAQKFSVIRPQTPPPQTPSSCLTPVSPRTSDGRRQGHRSPSRPHPGGHPHSSPLAPHPISGDRAHFSRRFLKHSPPGPSFLNQTTASEVVEVGDSDDEQEVASHQANSSPPLDSDPPIPTDDCCWHMEPLSPIPIDHWNLERTGPLSTSSPSRRMKEATDSYDRRSPGLLDTTPIRGSCATQRKLQEKSSGTGSPGNSRPSFLNSALWDVWDGEEQRPPETPPPAQMLSAGGAQKPEGLETPKDANRKKNLPPKVPITPMPQYSIMETPVLKKELDRFGVRPLPKRQMVLKLKEIFQYTHQTLDSDSEDESQSSQPLLQAPCCQTLTSQTYKPSRAGVHAQQEATIGPGAHRPKGPAKTKGPQHQRKHHESITPPSRSPTKEAPSGLDDDAQIPASQESVATSVDGSDSSLSSQSSSSCEFGAAFESAGEEEEGEEEVSASQAAVQAADTDEALRCYIRSKPALYQKVLLYQPFELGELQAELKQNGLCVSSRRLLDFLDTHCITFTTAATRREKLQGRRRQPRGKKKAERN, encoded by the exons ATGAAACTGAGTGTGAATGAGACTCAGCTAGGCTTCTACTTGGGTTCACTTTCTCATCTGTCTGCACGTCCCGGGATTGACCCTCGCTCCTCTGAAGACCAGCCTGAAAGCCTTAAAACTGGTCAGATGATGGATGAGTCTGATGAGGACTTTAAAGAACTCTGCGCTAGCTTTTTCCAAAGGGtgaaaaaacatggaatcaagGAAGTGTcaggagaaaggaaaacacaaaaggCCGCCTCAGACGGCACTCAGATAAGAAGCAAATTGAAACGGACCAAACAAACTGCTACCAAGACCAAAACCCTTCAAGGCCCTGCAGAGAAGAAACTTCCATCTGGCAGCCAGGCCTGTAAGACGAAAAAGCAAGGGGTAACCAAATGGCAAGCAAGTAAACCGGCCCTCTCTGTGAATGGGGATGGGAGTGTGCTTGCCTCTGCTCCAGATCAGCCTGTGCTCTGGGAAACAGCACAAAACACCCAGACGGGTAACTGGCAAGAACCGTTGCCAAAGCTTTCCAGAGAGAAAACCAGAG AGAAAGTGCCCAACAGCGActcccagcctcctccttccTGTTTGACAACAGCAGTGCCAAGTCCCTCCAAACCCCGCACAGCACAATTGGTCCTACAGCGAATGCAGCAGTTCAAGAGAGCAGACCCCGAGCGTCTAAGACACGCTTCAGAAGAGTGCTCCCTCGAGGCTGCACGGGAAGAAAATGTCCCAAAGGATCCTCAAGAGGAGATGATGGCGGGGAATG TGTATGGGCCTGGGCCCCCTGCCCCAGAGAGCGACGCTGCGGTGGCCTTGACCCTGCAGCAGGAGTTTGCACGGGTAGGAGCATCGGCACATGATGATAGCCTGGAGGAAAAGGGTTTGTTCTTCTGCCAGATTTGTCAAAAGAACCTCTCAGCCATGAACGTGACCCGAAGGGAACAGCATGTGAACAG GTGCTTGGATGAAGCTGAAAGGACACTAAGACCTTCCGTGCCTCCGATCCCTGAGTGCCCGATTTGTGGGAAACCGTTTCTTACCTTAAAGAGCAGAACCAGTCACTTGAAGCAATGTGCTGTGAAGATGGAGGTTGGCCCCCAGCTCCTGCTGCAGGCTGTGCGGCTGCAGACAGCACAGCAGGAGGGGAGCAGCAGCCC CCCCAGTAACTTTTCTCTTTGGCTATTTTCTATCTTCAGTGATCACAGTGGAGGTCTGAAACGGAGAGGACCCACCAGCAAGAAGGAGCCACGGAAGAGGCGGAAGGTAGACGAGGCACCGTCCGAGGACCTGCTGGTGGCCGTGGCTCTGTCCCGGTCGGAGATGGAGCCATGTGTGGCCGTGCCAGCGTTCAGGCTGGAAAGTGCCTTTTCTGAGAGGATGAGACCAAAAGCAG AGAAGAAAAGTCGCAAGAAGAAACCCCCGGTGTCCCCCCCATTGTTGTTAGTCCAGGACTCTGAAACCACAGGCCGACAGATAGAGGACCGTGTGGCTCTGCTCCTTTCTGAGGAAGTGGAATTATCTAGCACGCCACCACTTCCTGCCAGCAGGATTTTAAAGGAAGGGTGGGAAAGAGCGGGCCAGTGTCCTCCACCTGAACGCAAGCAGAGCTTTCTGTGGGAGGGCAGCGCACTGACTGGGGCCTGGGCCATGGAGGCCTTCTACACGGCCAGGCTGGTCCCTCCTCTCGTGCCCCAGCGGCCTGCCCAG GGCCTCATGCAGGAGCCTGTGCTGCCACTGGTGCCACCTGAGCACTCAGAGCCGGGCGAGCGAAGGTCACCCGCTCTCCACAGCACCCCCACTGCAGGCTGTGGCTCCAGGGGGCCGTCGCCTTCGGCCAGTCAGAGAGAGCACCAGGCCCTGCAGGACCTCGTGGACCTGGCGAGGGAGGGACTGAGCGCCAGCCCGTGGCCTGGCAGTGGGGGCCTGGCTGGCTCGGAAGGGACTGCAG GGTTGGACGTGGTGCCCGGCGGCCTTCCTTTGACTGGGTTTGTGGTGCCGTCGCAGGACAAGCACCCGGACAGGGGCGGCAGCACCTCG CTCTCCCTCGGGCTGCTGGTTGCTGACTTTGGCGCCATGGTCAATAACCCACACCTGAGTGACATCCAGTTCCAGACGGACAGCGGAGAGGTGCTTTATGCCCACAAGTTCGTGCTTTATGCCCGATGCCCACTCCTCATCCAGTAT GTGAACAATGAAGGCTTCTCCGCTGTAGAGGACGGGGTTCTGACCCAGCGTGTCCTGCTGGGTGACGTGAGCACGGAGGCTGCCCGCACGTTCCTGCACTATCTCTACACCGCGGACACTGGCCTTCCTCCTGGCCTTAGCTCTGAGCTGAGCTCCCTGGCCCACAG GTTTGGCGTGAGCGAGCTCGTTCACCTGTGCGAACAGGTGCCTATTGCCACGGACTCAGAGGGCAAACCGTgggaggagaaggaagcagagaaTTGCGAAAGCAGGGCCGAGAATTTCCAGGAGCTCTTGAGGTCAATGTGGGCAGATGAAGAGGAGGAAGCGGAGACTTTGTTGAAATCCGAGGACCACGAAGAAGATCAAGAAAATGTGAATGAAGCAGAAATGGAAGAAATTTATGAATTTGCAGCTACTCAGCGAAAGCTGCTCCAGGAAGAAAGGGCAGCGGGTGCCAGCGAGGACGCTGACTGGCTGGAGGGTGGCAGTCCGGTTTCTGGGCAGCTCCTAGCAAGTGTCCAGGTGCAGAAACAGTGGGACAAGGTGGAGGAGATGGAGCCGTTGGAGCCGGGAAGAGATGAGGCCGCCACCACCTGGGAGAAGGTGGGACAGTGTGCTCTCCCGCCACCCCAGGGCCAGCACTCAGGGGCACAGGGAGCAGTGGCCCCTGAGCAGGAGGCGCCAGAGGAGGCGCTTGGCCATTCCAGCTGCCCCAGCCCTTCCAGGGACTCCCgggcagagagaaaagaaggctCCCTTCCGCACTCAGATGATGCCAGTGACTACGAACAGCTCTTCTCATCAACTCAGGGAGAGATCTCAGAGCCGTCCCAAATAACAAGTGAGCCTGAGGAACAAAGTGGCGCTGTCAGGGAAAGGGGGCTGGAGGTTTCTCATCGCCTGGCTCCCTGGCAGGCGTCTCTACCGCACCCGTGCTGCTTCCTATTGGGGCCTCCCCAGGGCAGGAGTCCCCGCGGGTCTCATCACCCTCATCACACAAGTGGGTCGTCCCTGTCGACACCCCCGTCCCGCGGCGGAACTTCCCAGGTGGGCTCTCCAAACTTGCTGTCTCCAGCTGTGCCATCAAAGCAGAAAAGGGACAGGAGCATCCTCACGCTGTCTAAAGAGCCAGGGCACCAGAAAGGCAAAGAGCGTCGGTCCGTGCTGGAGTGCAGAAATAAGGGGGTCCTGATGTTCCCAGAAAAATCTCTGTCCATTGACCTAACCCAGTCAAATCCTGAGCATTCGAGCTCCATATCTCAGAAGTCTTCATCCAGACTGAACAAAGAAGATGAGGTCATCCTGTTACTGGACTCGGATGAGGAGCTGGAGCTAGAACAAACCAAAGTGAAGTCCATTTCTGGTGATCCTCGGGAAGAAAGGAAAGCTCTAGAAATTAGCCCTAGGTCCTGTGAGCTGTTTTCCGTCATTGATGTTGATGCAGATCAGGAACCTTCCCAGAGCCCACCAAGAAGGGAAGCTGTGCTGCAGCAGGAGGATGAGGGGGCACTGCCGGAGAATCGGGGCTCTTTGGGCAGCAGAGGGGCTCCCTGGCTGTTCTGTGACCGTGAGAGCAGCCCCAGCGAGGCCAGCACCACAGACACCTCATGGCTGGTGCCCGCCACCCCGCTAGCCAGCAGAAGCCGCGACTGTTCTTCCCAGACCCAAATCAGCAGCCTCAGGAGTGGGCTGGCGGTGGAGGCGGTGACTCAGCACACGCCCAGGGCCTCGGTAGGAAACAGGGAAGGGAACGAAGCCGCACAGAAGTTTTCTGTCATCAGGCCCCAGACACCACCGCCCCAGACACCGTCCTCATGCCTCACTCCTGTCTCTCCAAGAACTTCTGACGGCAGAAGGCAAGGCCACAGAAGCCCTTCCCGTCCCCACCCCGGGGGCCACCCGCACTCCTCTCCACTGGCTCCACATCCCATCTCAGGGGACCGCGCCCACTTTAGCAGGCGATTCCTGAAACACTCGCCACCTGGGCCAAGCTTCCTGAACCAGACCACAGCAAGTGAAGTGGTGGAAGTCGGAGACAGTGACGATGAGCAGGAGGTGGCCTCCCATCAGGCCAACAGCAGCCCCCCACTGGACAGTGACCCCCCAATTCCAACTGACGACTGCTGCTGGCACATGGAGCCCCTCTCGCCAATTCCCATTGACCACTGGAACCTGGAGCGGACCGGCCCCCTGAGCACCAGCAGCCCCAGCCGCAGGATGAAGGAGGCCACCGACAGCTATGACCGTCGCTCCCCAGGACTCCTGGACACCACCCCCATCCGAGGAAGCTGCGCTACCCAGAGGAAATTGCAAGAGAAGTCCTCGGGCACGGGCTCCCCCGGGAACAGCAGGCCGAGCTTTCTGAATTCGGCTCTGTGGGACGTTTGGGACGGGGAAGAGCAGAGGCCTCCAGAGACCCCTCCTCCGGCCCAGATGCTCAGCGCCGGTGGAGCTCAGAAGCCCGAAGGGTTAGAGACACCCA AAGATGCTAATCGGAAGAAGAACTTGCCCCCGAAAGTGCCCATAACGCCAATGCCACAGTATTCCATTATGGAGACGCCGGTGCTGAAGAAAGAACTGGATAG GTTTGGAGTCCGCCCTCTGCCTAAACGCCAAATGGTTCTGAAGCTGAAGGAGATATTCCAGTACACTCACCAGACCCTGGACTCAGACTCTGAGGACGAGAGCCAGTCCTCACAGCCGCTATTGCAGGCGCCTTGCTGCCAGACCCTCACCTCCCAGACCTACAAGCCTTCAAGGGCAGGGGTCCATGCCCAGCAGGAAGCCACCATAGGACCCGGGGCCCATAGGCCCAAGGGACCTGCTAAGACCAAGGGCCCCCAACATCAAAGGAAGCATCATGAAAGCATCACACCCCCAAGCAGGTCGCCCACCAAGGAGGCACCTTCAGGCCTCGATGATGACGCCCAGATCCCAGCCTCTCAAGAATCCGTGGCCACCTCTGTGGATGGCAGTGACAGCTCCTTGAGCTCACAGAG TTCTTCCTCCTGTGAGTTTGGAGCGGCATTTGAGTCTGCAGGTGAAGAGGAGGAGGGCGAGGAGGAGGTCAGTGCCTCGCAGGCAGCCGTGCAGGCGGCGGACACGGACGAGGCGCTGAGATGCTACATCCGCTCCAAGCCGGCCCTGTACCAGAAGGTGCTGCTGTACCAGCCCTTTGAGCTGGGGGAGCTGCAGGCAGAGCTGAAGCAGAACGGCCTCTGTGTGTCCTCGCGCAGGCTGTTGGACTTCCTGGACACCCACTGTATCACCTTCACCACTGCCGCCACCCGCAGGGAGAAGCTCCAGGGCAGGAGGCGGCAGCCTCGTGGCAAGAAGAAGGCGGAGCGGAACTGA
- the SLX4 gene encoding structure-specific endonuclease subunit SLX4 isoform X3 produces the protein MKLSVNETQLGFYLGSLSHLSARPGIDPRSSEDQPESLKTGQMMDESDEDFKELCASFFQRVKKHGIKEVSGERKTQKAASDGTQIRSKLKRTKQTATKTKTLQGPAEKKLPSGSQACKTKKQGVTKWQASKPALSVNGDGSVLASAPDQPVLWETAQNTQTGNWQEPLPKLSREKTREKVPNSDSQPPPSCLTTAVPSPSKPRTAQLVLQRMQQFKRADPERLRHASEECSLEAAREENVPKDPQEEMMAGNVYGPGPPAPESDAAVALTLQQEFARVGASAHDDSLEEKGLFFCQICQKNLSAMNVTRREQHVNRCLDEAERTLRPSVPPIPECPICGKPFLTLKSRTSHLKQCAVKMEVGPQLLLQAVRLQTAQQEGSSSPLVSSDHSGGLKRRGPTSKKEPRKRRKVDEAPSEDLLVAVALSRSEMEPCVAVPAFRLESAFSERMRPKAEKKSRKKKPPVSPPLLLVQDSETTGRQIEDRVALLLSEEVELSSTPPLPASRILKEGWERAGQCPPPERKQSFLWEGSALTGAWAMEAFYTARLVPPLVPQRPAQGLMQEPVLPLVPPEHSEPGERRSPALHSTPTAGCGSRGPSPSASQREHQALQDLVDLAREGLSASPWPGSGGLAGSEGTAGLDVVPGGLPLTGFVVPSQDKHPDRGGSTSLSLGLLVADFGAMVNNPHLSDIQFQTDSGEVLYAHKFVLYARCPLLIQYVNNEGFSAVEDGVLTQRVLLGDVSTEAARTFLHYLYTADTGLPPGLSSELSSLAHRFGVSELVHLCEQVPIATDSEGKPWEEKEAENCESRAENFQELLRSMWADEEEEAETLLKSEDHEEDQENVNEAEMEEIYEFAATQRKLLQEERAAGASEDADWLEGGSPVSGQLLASVQVQKQWDKVEEMEPLEPGRDEAATTWEKVGQCALPPPQGQHSGAQGAVAPEQEAPEEALGHSSCPSPSRDSRAERKEGSLPHSDDASDYEQLFSSTQGEISEPSQITSEPEEQSGAVRERGLEVSHRLAPWQASLPHPCCFLLGPPQGRSPRGSHHPHHTSGSSLSTPPSRGGTSQVGSPNLLSPAVPSKQKRDRSILTLSKEPGHQKGKERRSVLECRNKGVLMFPEKSLSIDLTQSNPEHSSSISQKSSSRLNKEDEVILLLDSDEELELEQTKVKSISGDPREERKALEISPRSCELFSVIDVDADQEPSQSPPRREAVLQQEDEGALPENRGSLGSRGAPWLFCDRESSPSEASTTDTSWLVPATPLASRSRDCSSQTQISSLRSGLAVEAVTQHTPRASVGNREGNEAAQKFSVIRPQTPPPQTPSSCLTPVSPRTSDGRRQGHRSPSRPHPGGHPHSSPLAPHPISGDRAHFSRRFLKHSPPGPSFLNQTTASEVVEVGDSDDEQEVASHQANSSPPLDSDPPIPTDDCCWHMEPLSPIPIDHWNLERTGPLSTSSPSRRMKEATDSYDRRSPGLLDTTPIRGSCATQRKLQEKSSGTGSPGNSRPSFLNSALWDVWDGEEQRPPETPPPAQMLSAGGAQKPEGLETPNANRKKNLPPKVPITPMPQYSIMETPVLKKELDRFGVRPLPKRQMVLKLKEIFQYTHQTLDSDSEDESQSSQPLLQAPCCQTLTSQTYKPSRAGVHAQQEATIGPGAHRPKGPAKTKGPQHQRKHHESITPPSRSPTKEAPSGLDDDAQIPASQESVATSVDGSDSSLSSQSSSSCEFGAAFESAGEEEEGEEEVSASQAAVQAADTDEALRCYIRSKPALYQKVLLYQPFELGELQAELKQNGLCVSSRRLLDFLDTHCITFTTAATRREKLQGRRRQPRGKKKAERN, from the exons ATGAAACTGAGTGTGAATGAGACTCAGCTAGGCTTCTACTTGGGTTCACTTTCTCATCTGTCTGCACGTCCCGGGATTGACCCTCGCTCCTCTGAAGACCAGCCTGAAAGCCTTAAAACTGGTCAGATGATGGATGAGTCTGATGAGGACTTTAAAGAACTCTGCGCTAGCTTTTTCCAAAGGGtgaaaaaacatggaatcaagGAAGTGTcaggagaaaggaaaacacaaaaggCCGCCTCAGACGGCACTCAGATAAGAAGCAAATTGAAACGGACCAAACAAACTGCTACCAAGACCAAAACCCTTCAAGGCCCTGCAGAGAAGAAACTTCCATCTGGCAGCCAGGCCTGTAAGACGAAAAAGCAAGGGGTAACCAAATGGCAAGCAAGTAAACCGGCCCTCTCTGTGAATGGGGATGGGAGTGTGCTTGCCTCTGCTCCAGATCAGCCTGTGCTCTGGGAAACAGCACAAAACACCCAGACGGGTAACTGGCAAGAACCGTTGCCAAAGCTTTCCAGAGAGAAAACCAGAG AGAAAGTGCCCAACAGCGActcccagcctcctccttccTGTTTGACAACAGCAGTGCCAAGTCCCTCCAAACCCCGCACAGCACAATTGGTCCTACAGCGAATGCAGCAGTTCAAGAGAGCAGACCCCGAGCGTCTAAGACACGCTTCAGAAGAGTGCTCCCTCGAGGCTGCACGGGAAGAAAATGTCCCAAAGGATCCTCAAGAGGAGATGATGGCGGGGAATG TGTATGGGCCTGGGCCCCCTGCCCCAGAGAGCGACGCTGCGGTGGCCTTGACCCTGCAGCAGGAGTTTGCACGGGTAGGAGCATCGGCACATGATGATAGCCTGGAGGAAAAGGGTTTGTTCTTCTGCCAGATTTGTCAAAAGAACCTCTCAGCCATGAACGTGACCCGAAGGGAACAGCATGTGAACAG GTGCTTGGATGAAGCTGAAAGGACACTAAGACCTTCCGTGCCTCCGATCCCTGAGTGCCCGATTTGTGGGAAACCGTTTCTTACCTTAAAGAGCAGAACCAGTCACTTGAAGCAATGTGCTGTGAAGATGGAGGTTGGCCCCCAGCTCCTGCTGCAGGCTGTGCGGCTGCAGACAGCACAGCAGGAGGGGAGCAGCAGCCCGCTGGTGTCCAG TGATCACAGTGGAGGTCTGAAACGGAGAGGACCCACCAGCAAGAAGGAGCCACGGAAGAGGCGGAAGGTAGACGAGGCACCGTCCGAGGACCTGCTGGTGGCCGTGGCTCTGTCCCGGTCGGAGATGGAGCCATGTGTGGCCGTGCCAGCGTTCAGGCTGGAAAGTGCCTTTTCTGAGAGGATGAGACCAAAAGCAG AGAAGAAAAGTCGCAAGAAGAAACCCCCGGTGTCCCCCCCATTGTTGTTAGTCCAGGACTCTGAAACCACAGGCCGACAGATAGAGGACCGTGTGGCTCTGCTCCTTTCTGAGGAAGTGGAATTATCTAGCACGCCACCACTTCCTGCCAGCAGGATTTTAAAGGAAGGGTGGGAAAGAGCGGGCCAGTGTCCTCCACCTGAACGCAAGCAGAGCTTTCTGTGGGAGGGCAGCGCACTGACTGGGGCCTGGGCCATGGAGGCCTTCTACACGGCCAGGCTGGTCCCTCCTCTCGTGCCCCAGCGGCCTGCCCAG GGCCTCATGCAGGAGCCTGTGCTGCCACTGGTGCCACCTGAGCACTCAGAGCCGGGCGAGCGAAGGTCACCCGCTCTCCACAGCACCCCCACTGCAGGCTGTGGCTCCAGGGGGCCGTCGCCTTCGGCCAGTCAGAGAGAGCACCAGGCCCTGCAGGACCTCGTGGACCTGGCGAGGGAGGGACTGAGCGCCAGCCCGTGGCCTGGCAGTGGGGGCCTGGCTGGCTCGGAAGGGACTGCAG GGTTGGACGTGGTGCCCGGCGGCCTTCCTTTGACTGGGTTTGTGGTGCCGTCGCAGGACAAGCACCCGGACAGGGGCGGCAGCACCTCG CTCTCCCTCGGGCTGCTGGTTGCTGACTTTGGCGCCATGGTCAATAACCCACACCTGAGTGACATCCAGTTCCAGACGGACAGCGGAGAGGTGCTTTATGCCCACAAGTTCGTGCTTTATGCCCGATGCCCACTCCTCATCCAGTAT GTGAACAATGAAGGCTTCTCCGCTGTAGAGGACGGGGTTCTGACCCAGCGTGTCCTGCTGGGTGACGTGAGCACGGAGGCTGCCCGCACGTTCCTGCACTATCTCTACACCGCGGACACTGGCCTTCCTCCTGGCCTTAGCTCTGAGCTGAGCTCCCTGGCCCACAG GTTTGGCGTGAGCGAGCTCGTTCACCTGTGCGAACAGGTGCCTATTGCCACGGACTCAGAGGGCAAACCGTgggaggagaaggaagcagagaaTTGCGAAAGCAGGGCCGAGAATTTCCAGGAGCTCTTGAGGTCAATGTGGGCAGATGAAGAGGAGGAAGCGGAGACTTTGTTGAAATCCGAGGACCACGAAGAAGATCAAGAAAATGTGAATGAAGCAGAAATGGAAGAAATTTATGAATTTGCAGCTACTCAGCGAAAGCTGCTCCAGGAAGAAAGGGCAGCGGGTGCCAGCGAGGACGCTGACTGGCTGGAGGGTGGCAGTCCGGTTTCTGGGCAGCTCCTAGCAAGTGTCCAGGTGCAGAAACAGTGGGACAAGGTGGAGGAGATGGAGCCGTTGGAGCCGGGAAGAGATGAGGCCGCCACCACCTGGGAGAAGGTGGGACAGTGTGCTCTCCCGCCACCCCAGGGCCAGCACTCAGGGGCACAGGGAGCAGTGGCCCCTGAGCAGGAGGCGCCAGAGGAGGCGCTTGGCCATTCCAGCTGCCCCAGCCCTTCCAGGGACTCCCgggcagagagaaaagaaggctCCCTTCCGCACTCAGATGATGCCAGTGACTACGAACAGCTCTTCTCATCAACTCAGGGAGAGATCTCAGAGCCGTCCCAAATAACAAGTGAGCCTGAGGAACAAAGTGGCGCTGTCAGGGAAAGGGGGCTGGAGGTTTCTCATCGCCTGGCTCCCTGGCAGGCGTCTCTACCGCACCCGTGCTGCTTCCTATTGGGGCCTCCCCAGGGCAGGAGTCCCCGCGGGTCTCATCACCCTCATCACACAAGTGGGTCGTCCCTGTCGACACCCCCGTCCCGCGGCGGAACTTCCCAGGTGGGCTCTCCAAACTTGCTGTCTCCAGCTGTGCCATCAAAGCAGAAAAGGGACAGGAGCATCCTCACGCTGTCTAAAGAGCCAGGGCACCAGAAAGGCAAAGAGCGTCGGTCCGTGCTGGAGTGCAGAAATAAGGGGGTCCTGATGTTCCCAGAAAAATCTCTGTCCATTGACCTAACCCAGTCAAATCCTGAGCATTCGAGCTCCATATCTCAGAAGTCTTCATCCAGACTGAACAAAGAAGATGAGGTCATCCTGTTACTGGACTCGGATGAGGAGCTGGAGCTAGAACAAACCAAAGTGAAGTCCATTTCTGGTGATCCTCGGGAAGAAAGGAAAGCTCTAGAAATTAGCCCTAGGTCCTGTGAGCTGTTTTCCGTCATTGATGTTGATGCAGATCAGGAACCTTCCCAGAGCCCACCAAGAAGGGAAGCTGTGCTGCAGCAGGAGGATGAGGGGGCACTGCCGGAGAATCGGGGCTCTTTGGGCAGCAGAGGGGCTCCCTGGCTGTTCTGTGACCGTGAGAGCAGCCCCAGCGAGGCCAGCACCACAGACACCTCATGGCTGGTGCCCGCCACCCCGCTAGCCAGCAGAAGCCGCGACTGTTCTTCCCAGACCCAAATCAGCAGCCTCAGGAGTGGGCTGGCGGTGGAGGCGGTGACTCAGCACACGCCCAGGGCCTCGGTAGGAAACAGGGAAGGGAACGAAGCCGCACAGAAGTTTTCTGTCATCAGGCCCCAGACACCACCGCCCCAGACACCGTCCTCATGCCTCACTCCTGTCTCTCCAAGAACTTCTGACGGCAGAAGGCAAGGCCACAGAAGCCCTTCCCGTCCCCACCCCGGGGGCCACCCGCACTCCTCTCCACTGGCTCCACATCCCATCTCAGGGGACCGCGCCCACTTTAGCAGGCGATTCCTGAAACACTCGCCACCTGGGCCAAGCTTCCTGAACCAGACCACAGCAAGTGAAGTGGTGGAAGTCGGAGACAGTGACGATGAGCAGGAGGTGGCCTCCCATCAGGCCAACAGCAGCCCCCCACTGGACAGTGACCCCCCAATTCCAACTGACGACTGCTGCTGGCACATGGAGCCCCTCTCGCCAATTCCCATTGACCACTGGAACCTGGAGCGGACCGGCCCCCTGAGCACCAGCAGCCCCAGCCGCAGGATGAAGGAGGCCACCGACAGCTATGACCGTCGCTCCCCAGGACTCCTGGACACCACCCCCATCCGAGGAAGCTGCGCTACCCAGAGGAAATTGCAAGAGAAGTCCTCGGGCACGGGCTCCCCCGGGAACAGCAGGCCGAGCTTTCTGAATTCGGCTCTGTGGGACGTTTGGGACGGGGAAGAGCAGAGGCCTCCAGAGACCCCTCCTCCGGCCCAGATGCTCAGCGCCGGTGGAGCTCAGAAGCCCGAAGGGTTAGAGACACCCA ATGCTAATCGGAAGAAGAACTTGCCCCCGAAAGTGCCCATAACGCCAATGCCACAGTATTCCATTATGGAGACGCCGGTGCTGAAGAAAGAACTGGATAG GTTTGGAGTCCGCCCTCTGCCTAAACGCCAAATGGTTCTGAAGCTGAAGGAGATATTCCAGTACACTCACCAGACCCTGGACTCAGACTCTGAGGACGAGAGCCAGTCCTCACAGCCGCTATTGCAGGCGCCTTGCTGCCAGACCCTCACCTCCCAGACCTACAAGCCTTCAAGGGCAGGGGTCCATGCCCAGCAGGAAGCCACCATAGGACCCGGGGCCCATAGGCCCAAGGGACCTGCTAAGACCAAGGGCCCCCAACATCAAAGGAAGCATCATGAAAGCATCACACCCCCAAGCAGGTCGCCCACCAAGGAGGCACCTTCAGGCCTCGATGATGACGCCCAGATCCCAGCCTCTCAAGAATCCGTGGCCACCTCTGTGGATGGCAGTGACAGCTCCTTGAGCTCACAGAG TTCTTCCTCCTGTGAGTTTGGAGCGGCATTTGAGTCTGCAGGTGAAGAGGAGGAGGGCGAGGAGGAGGTCAGTGCCTCGCAGGCAGCCGTGCAGGCGGCGGACACGGACGAGGCGCTGAGATGCTACATCCGCTCCAAGCCGGCCCTGTACCAGAAGGTGCTGCTGTACCAGCCCTTTGAGCTGGGGGAGCTGCAGGCAGAGCTGAAGCAGAACGGCCTCTGTGTGTCCTCGCGCAGGCTGTTGGACTTCCTGGACACCCACTGTATCACCTTCACCACTGCCGCCACCCGCAGGGAGAAGCTCCAGGGCAGGAGGCGGCAGCCTCGTGGCAAGAAGAAGGCGGAGCGGAACTGA